The sequence ATGCGGCAGAACAGGCAGTTGTCCGACATGGGTGTCTCCTGAGGGCCTGCAACACGCGCAAAAACCGGATTCGCGGCCAATCCCATAAAATACTCTGACTTGCCTGGCACAGGTCCCATATCAGGAGTTCCCATGTTGCGCGATGACGACGTTGTGCTGATCATCAGCAATGCTCCAGATACCTTGGTGGCCAAGCGTATTGCGCATGTCCTGGTCGAAGACGGTTTGGCGGCCTGCGTGAACCTAGGCCAGCCCGGGTTGTCTGTCTACCGATGGAAGGATGAGATCGAGGGCGCCGAGGAGGTCCCTCTTACGATCAAGACGACCTACGGCATGCAGCAGGCCGTGGTACAGACCTTGGCGGGGCTTCACCCCTATGAGGTGCCGGAGATCATCGTGGTCCCAGTCATAGGCGGACTTGCCTCCTATCTCGATTGGGTACGCGAGCAGACTCGAAATCCGGGCGCAGGCTAAACAGAGGACCTTATGCAGGCAGTGGCGACGACTCAACAGCAACGAACCGGTCTGACAGAAATGTGGGCGTTGGCGCGGTGCCTTGGCTTACTGATGCTGGTGATGCTGCTGGCGGGCGCGCGGTTGGCACAGGCCGCCGACGAGGCAGAGTTTCTGGCGCCCGAGCGCGCCTTTCAGCTCACGGCCAGCCAGCCGGCAGCGGATCTGCTCGAACTGCATTTCAAGGTGGCGCCAGGTTATTACCTGTATCGCGAGCGCTTCGAGTTATCGGGGCAGCCGGTTGAGGCGATCAACAGTGCCGCAGCGGTGTTTCCGACGGGTGAGGTCAAGTATGACCCCACCTTCGACAAGGACATGGAGGTCTATCATCACGACGTGGTGATCCGAGTGCCACTGGCCCTTACGGGCCAGCCGGCTCGCTTACGGGTCACCAGCCAGGGTTGCGCCGACGCGGGCTTGTGTTATCCGCCGATGTCGCAACAGGTGGCGCTCACGCCTGAGGGTGCTTCCTATGCGGTCAACGTCAGCGCCATCGATCCTGGGCAGATGGCAGAGCGGCCGGAGGCGACCACGGCTGCCGCTCCCACGGCTGCGCCCGCGACCGGCCAGCCCACCGCCTCTGGCAGCGGGCTGGGCGCCTTGCTGGAGGCGGGCGATGTCGGCCTGGCGGGCGCGCTGGGAGGGTTGGGCGTCTTGGGGGCCGCTGGCGTGTTCTTCGTACTGGGCCTGCTGCTGGCGTTCACGCCTTGCGTGCTGCCCATGATTCCGATTCTGTCATCCATCATCGTGGGTCGGGACGCGCAGGTGGTTACCTCCAAGCGTCGCGGCCTGGGACTGGCCGCGGCCTATGTATTGGGCATGTCGGTGGTTTATACGGTTCTGGGTGTGGCTGCAGGGCTCAGCGGCGCGGGTCTGGCTGCGTGGCTGCAGACGCCGTGGGTGCTGGTTCTATTCGCCCTGCTGTTGGCGTTGCTGGCTCTGGCCATGTTTGACGCGTACATATTGCAGTTGCCCGCGGCATGGCAGGCCCGGCTGTCCGAGCGCTCCAATCGTGTGCCGGGTGGCAGGTATACCGGCGCCTGGTTCATGGGCGCCATTTCCGCCCTGATCGTCGGGCCGTGCGTGGCCGCGCCACTGGCCGGCGCATTGCTCTACATCTCGCAGACAGGCGATGTCTGGCTGGGCGGCGCGGCTTTGTTCGCCATGGCCTGGGGCATGGGTGTGCCCTTGCTCGTCGTGGGGGCCTCTTCCGGCGCGCTTTTGCCGCGCGCAGGCGCCTGGATGGACGGCGTCAAACGTTTCTTCGGCATGGTGTTGTTGGCCACCGCCTGGTGGATGCTGATACCGATACTGCCGGCCTGGTTGCTGATGCTGGGCTGGGCCGTGCTGGCCAGTGTGGGGGCCGTCATGCTGCGTGCCTTCGAGCCCTTGCCTGCCGACGCCGGAGCGGCGCGCATGTTTGCCAAGGGCATAGGGCTGTTGTTCGCCCTGGGTGCACTGGTTTGGGTGGTCGGTGCGGCAAGTGGCGCACGGGATGCCCTGGTGCCGCTTGGCCAACTCGCCGCGCGGACGCAGATCGGCGCGCCGCGTGACGAGCATCCCTCGTTCACGCGGATCCGCACGGTGGCCGAACTCGATGCCGCCCTGGCGGCCAGCACGCGGCCCGTCATGCTGGATTTCTATGCGGACTGGTGCGTGTCCTGCCGCGAGATGGAGCGTTTTACGTTCAGCGATCCGGGCGTGGCACAACGCATGGCCGGCATGTTGTTGCTGCAGGCCGATGTGACGCAAAACAACGCCGAGGATCGCGCCCTGCTCAAGCGCTTCAAGCTGTTCGGGCCGCCGGGCATCCTGTTTTTTGCCCCGGGTGGGCGGCTGCTGGAGCAGCCACGCGTGGTGGGTTTTCAAGATGCCGCGCGCTTTTCCGCATCGCTGGACCAAGCGGCCGCGGAGGCACAACACTAGGCGGCCAATCGCAGCGCCGGCCTGCGCGGGCCCGCGTCGTGCGGGGTAGTATGGCGGTTCTGTCCGCCAATCCTCCATCGTCGTGAACACCTCAAGTTCTCAAGCCATGCCGCTGTCGCCCGGGCCGGTGTATTTCCAGCTGTTTTTCGTGATGGCGGCCTGGGGAGTCAACCTTGTCGCCGTGAAGTATCTGTTGGGGCAGATGGACGTTTATGTCGTGGCGGCTGTGCGGATCCTGGTGGCTTTTACCGCGGTGACGCTCTTCATCCTGCTGCGTTTCGGGCAAGTGCCGCGGTTGACGCGCGCCCAGTTGGGCTGGGTGTTTGCCGCGGGCCTGCTGGTGGTCTATGCGCATCAGGTGTCCCTGGTGATGGGGCTGCGGATGACCTCAGCGGCCAACGCCACGCTGATCATGGCCACCAGTCCCTTGTTTTCGGTGGTCCTGGGAGCGCTCTTTTATCGCGAACGTCTGACCCCCGCACGTATCGTGGCCGGTGTGCTCGCGCTGGGAGGCGTGTCGCTCGCGGTGGCCGGCAGCGGCGCCCAGCTTGCTCAGGCTGGCCTGGGAGATCTCCTGGCGCTGGTGGCGGTCGTGGTCTTCGTCATCGGTGGCTTGGTCATACAGCGCGTCTCACGCGCGCTCGATCCGTTGACCATCCTTTGGTACACCTATCTGGCCGGAGCGGTGGCGCTCACCACCCATGCGGCGCTGTCGCCCGCCACGTATCAGGCTTCATCGTGGACCACGGACCCCTGGGCCTGGGGTGTTGTGTTTTTTTCGGCAGTGATCGCGTCGGGCGCGTGCAATCTGATGTGGAATCGCGGCATCGCCCGTCTGGGCATGAGCCGGGCCGCCATGTTTGTGAACTGGCTACCCATTTTTGGTCTGATGGCCGCAGCCGTCTTTCTGGATGAGCACATCACCCTGGCACACCTGGCCGGCCTGGTCTGTGTGCTGCTGGGCACCTGGCTGGGCTTGCGGCCCGCCCAGCCAGGTGCCGTCTGAATCGGGATTTCTTCAGCGTGCGTGACGCAGCTTTTCGGCGGCATCGATGGCGAAATAGGTCAGGATGCCATCGGCACCTGCCCGCTTGAAGGCCAATAGGGCTTCCATCATGACCTTGTCGTGATCCAGCCAGCCATTGGCTGCCGCAGCTTTGATCATCGCGTACTCGCCGCTGACCTGGTAGGCAAACGCCGGCACGCGGAAAGCATCCTTGACGCGCCGCAGCACGTCCAGATAGGGCATCCCTGGTTTGACCATGACCATGTCGGCGCCTTCGGCGAGGTCGCCGGCGACCTCGCGCAAGGCCTCGTCGATATTGGCCGGATCCATCTGATAGGCCATTTTATTGGACTTGCCCAGCGTGCCGGCCGAGCCGACGGCGTCCCGAAACGGCCCATAGAAGGCGCTGGCATATTTGGCCGAGTAGGCCATGATGCGCGTGTGGATGTGCCCGGCGCCATCGAGCGCCTGGCGGACGGCACCGATACGTCCATCCATCATGTCGCTGGGCGCGACGATATCCACGCCGGCCTGTGCCTGCGTCAAGGCCTGGCGTACGAGAATCTCGATGGTCGGATCGTTGAGCACATAACCGTCCGCATCGATGATGCCGTCCTGGCCATGGCTGGTGTAGGGGTCCAACGCCACGTCGGTGAGGATGCCCAGGTCGGGGAAGCGGGCCTTCAGCGCGGCGACCACGCGCGGGATCAAGCCGTCGGGGTTGGTGGCTTCGATGCCATCGGGTGTCTTGAGCGCGGGGTCGATCACCGGAAACAATGCCAGCACCGGAATGCCCAACTGCATACATCGCTCTGCCACGGCGAGCACGGTATCCGGCGAATACCGCACAACGCCCGGCAGCGAGGCCACGGGTTGCGCGAGCCCCTGACCCTCGGCCACGAAGACCGGGTAGATCAGATCATCGACGGTGAGCGTGTTTTCACGGACCAGCCGGCGGGTGAAGTCGTCACGGCGCAGGCGCCGAGGGCGCGAGACCGGGAACGCGGGAGCAATCAGTTGAGGTTTCATGGAGCGACCTTTGGAGAAATCCAATTCTCGATCTGCGCGGTGGCATCTTCCAGGCCGATGCGATCCGGTACCGAGAAGGGCACGGTGTTGAGCGCGCCGATGTCGGCCAGTTGCTTGCGCACATCGAACACGGCGCGGATGCGCTGGCCATAAGGAAGCTTGTCCGCCTTGGTCAGCAAGGCCAGCACCGGACGGCCTGTTGGAGCAATGAAATCGGCGAGACGGCGATCCAGATCCGTGACGCCACGGCGGATGTCGATGAGCAGGACGATCCCAGTTAGGGAACGGCGATCGCGCAGATAGCCTCCCAGGATGTCTGCCCATTGTTCTTTCTCGCGATGCGCCACCGAGGCATAGCCATAACCAGGCAGGTCCACCAGAAAACCCAGGGGTTGCTCTGGATTGAGCGGATCGGGCAGGCCGAACATATTGATCAGGCGGGTTCGTCCCGGCGTCTTACTGGAGAACGCCAGTCGACGCTGGTTGCACAGCACATTGATGGCGGACGACTTGCCGGCGTTGGAGCGGCCCACGAAGGCGACTTCGGGCGCACCAGCGGGGGGCAGCTGGTCGAGGCGGGCTGCCGAGATGAAAAAGGAGGCGCGGTGTAGAAGGGACACGTGTCGACTTGGTGGGTGAATGCAAACCCTATTGTATAATCGCCCGTTTGCAACAGTGGCAACAGTAGTCCCCGCGCGAGGGGACGGCTCCCGAAGACTCGAGGAGGGTTGAGGGGCTGGCAAAAAAAGCCGCATCTGGCCGCGCGGGCAGGCGTCGGGCGTAGTGTGCATCAGCACGCTGCCTGATTCGACATCAGATCGTCGAGGTCCACATGAAGCGTGTGCTGTCCCGGATGGTGGTTGCAAGCGGGCTGATGCTCGGTCTGTCCATCACTACGATAAGTTTCGCTGCCGACGGGCCCGCAGGCCCGGCCAAACCCGATGCCGCCAAAGGCGCGCAGTTGTTCGATCAGGGCGACGCGACGCGCGGCATCATCGCCTGTGCGACCTGTCATGGCGCCGCTGGCAACAGCACGATTCCCGCGAATCCCAATCTGGCCGCTCAGCCCCATGAGTATCTGGCCAAGCAGCTGCATGATTTCCAGGTGCAGCAAGGCGCCAAACTTCCTCTGCGCAAGGGTCCACAGGGCGCTCCTACGCCGATGACGGCCATGAGCCAGGCGTTGACGCCAGCGGACATCCAGAATCTCGCCCTTTATCTGGCCCAGCAGCCGCTCAAGGAGCCCGCCACCGCAGGCTACAAGAATCTCGTCGAACACGGTCAACGGCTCTGGCGTGCCGGTGCGGCCGAGCGCGGCCTGCCTGCCTGTGCGGCCTGTCACAGCCCCAACGGGGCCGGGTTGCCGGCGCAATATCCGCGGCTGTCGGGGCAATTTCCTGCGTATATTGAAGAGCAGCTCAAGCTGTTTCGCAGCGGCGACCGGGCCAATAGCGCGCCCATGCACGATATCGCCGCGCGGATGACCGATGACGATATCAAGGCTGTGGCAGACTATGCGGCAGGTTTGCGCTGACTGAGCCGACCGCCGGCCCTCTGAGGCCCGTCTGCCCGGCGTACCGGGCGCAGCTGTCCAGGAAAGGGGGCCGGCGGCCCACTTTCCCCTGCCATTGATGACCTCTATTGCTTCCCGTCCCGCCGTCAGTAGCCTGCCGCGCGCGTTGTTTGAACTGCTGGGCTCGATGCGCTTTGCCATCAGCTTGCTGATGTTCATTTGCGTGGTCAGCCTGGTGGGCACCGTATTGCCGCAGAACCGACCGGCCAGCAGTTACGTCGATCAGTTCGGCCCCTTCTGGTATGAGGTGTTCGACAAGTTTTCGATCTGGCATGTCTACAACAGCTGGTGGTTTCTG comes from Bordetella holmesii ATCC 51541 and encodes:
- a CDS encoding thioredoxin family protein, whose amino-acid sequence is MLVMLLAGARLAQAADEAEFLAPERAFQLTASQPAADLLELHFKVAPGYYLYRERFELSGQPVEAINSAAAVFPTGEVKYDPTFDKDMEVYHHDVVIRVPLALTGQPARLRVTSQGCADAGLCYPPMSQQVALTPEGASYAVNVSAIDPGQMAERPEATTAAAPTAAPATGQPTASGSGLGALLEAGDVGLAGALGGLGVLGAAGVFFVLGLLLAFTPCVLPMIPILSSIIVGRDAQVVTSKRRGLGLAAAYVLGMSVVYTVLGVAAGLSGAGLAAWLQTPWVLVLFALLLALLALAMFDAYILQLPAAWQARLSERSNRVPGGRYTGAWFMGAISALIVGPCVAAPLAGALLYISQTGDVWLGGAALFAMAWGMGVPLLVVGASSGALLPRAGAWMDGVKRFFGMVLLATAWWMLIPILPAWLLMLGWAVLASVGAVMLRAFEPLPADAGAARMFAKGIGLLFALGALVWVVGAASGARDALVPLGQLAARTQIGAPRDEHPSFTRIRTVAELDAALAASTRPVMLDFYADWCVSCREMERFTFSDPGVAQRMAGMLLLQADVTQNNAEDRALLKRFKLFGPPGILFFAPGGRLLEQPRVVGFQDAARFSASLDQAAAEAQH
- a CDS encoding cytochrome c family protein, encoding MKRVLSRMVVASGLMLGLSITTISFAADGPAGPAKPDAAKGAQLFDQGDATRGIIACATCHGAAGNSTIPANPNLAAQPHEYLAKQLHDFQVQQGAKLPLRKGPQGAPTPMTAMSQALTPADIQNLALYLAQQPLKEPATAGYKNLVEHGQRLWRAGAAERGLPACAACHSPNGAGLPAQYPRLSGQFPAYIEEQLKLFRSGDRANSAPMHDIAARMTDDDIKAVADYAAGLR
- the ysxC gene encoding ribosome biogenesis GTP-binding protein YsxC translates to MGRSNAGKSSAINVLCNQRRLAFSSKTPGRTRLINMFGLPDPLNPEQPLGFLVDLPGYGYASVAHREKEQWADILGGYLRDRRSLTGIVLLIDIRRGVTDLDRRLADFIAPTGRPVLALLTKADKLPYGQRIRAVFDVRKQLADIGALNTVPFSVPDRIGLEDATAQIENWISPKVAP
- a CDS encoding eamA-like transporter family protein, producing MPLSPGPVYFQLFFVMAAWGVNLVAVKYLLGQMDVYVVAAVRILVAFTAVTLFILLRFGQVPRLTRAQLGWVFAAGLLVVYAHQVSLVMGLRMTSAANATLIMATSPLFSVVLGALFYRERLTPARIVAGVLALGGVSLAVAGSGAQLAQAGLGDLLALVAVVVFVIGGLVIQRVSRALDPLTILWYTYLAGAVALTTHAALSPATYQASSWTTDPWAWGVVFFSAVIASGACNLMWNRGIARLGMSRAAMFVNWLPIFGLMAAAVFLDEHITLAHLAGLVCVLLGTWLGLRPAQPGAV
- a CDS encoding delta-aminolevulinic acid dehydratase family protein; the protein is MKPQLIAPAFPVSRPRRLRRDDFTRRLVRENTLTVDDLIYPVFVAEGQGLAQPVASLPGVVRYSPDTVLAVAERCMQLGIPVLALFPVIDPALKTPDGIEATNPDGLIPRVVAALKARFPDLGILTDVALDPYTSHGQDGIIDADGYVLNDPTIEILVRQALTQAQAGVDIVAPSDMMDGRIGAVRQALDGAGHIHTRIMAYSAKYASAFYGPFRDAVGSAGTLGKSNKMAYQMDPANIDEALREVAGDLAEGADMVMVKPGMPYLDVLRRVKDAFRVPAFAYQVSGEYAMIKAAAANGWLDHDKVMMEALLAFKRAGADGILTYFAIDAAEKLRHAR
- the cutA gene encoding divalent-cation tolerance protein CutA; this translates as MLRDDDVVLIISNAPDTLVAKRIAHVLVEDGLAACVNLGQPGLSVYRWKDEIEGAEEVPLTIKTTYGMQQAVVQTLAGLHPYEVPEIIVVPVIGGLASYLDWVREQTRNPGAG